One genomic window of Gallus gallus isolate bGalGal1 chromosome 34, bGalGal1.mat.broiler.GRCg7b, whole genome shotgun sequence includes the following:
- the GTSF2 gene encoding gametocyte-specific factor 2 isoform X1 has protein sequence MGSKCSQCVPGSLVPHYPPQPISLSEMGTAPKKTSRTIQHGQNGSRMFLGWGDPTEPQPCQKLSLIPAACAANPRRRAEPHPVLPPHSAAPQSSFMCALNRANNGVATLAESFAQRVDPAGKAAVAHPASDQRRFPPARAGRVPFAPLSRASAPQPPLLLLLAEPSERRIFLLPGPQPRRA, from the exons ATGGGCAGCAAGTGCTCG cagtgtgtgcctggGTCGCTGGTGCCCCACTACCCCCCCCAGCCCATCTCCTTATCTGAGATGGGAACAGCACCAAAGAAGACGTCCAGAACCATCCAGCATGGCCAAAATGGCTCCAG GATGTTTCTGGGCTGGggggaccccacagagccccagccctgccagaaG CTTTCCCTGATCCCCGCTGCCTGTGCTGCCAACCCGCGCCGCAGAGCAGAACCTCACCCCGTGCTCCCACCTcacagtgctgccccacag AGCAGTTTCATGTGTGCTTTGAACCGTGCCAATAACGGCGTTGCAACACTTGCAGAGAGTTTTGCTCAGAGGGTGGATCCAGCAGG caaagcagcagttgCCCATCCAGCATCGGATCAGCGCCGGTTTCCTCCTGCACGTGCAGGGAGAGTTCCCTTTGCACCTCTCAGCAGAgcctctgctcctcagccacctcttctgctgcttctggcaGAGCCGTCGGAGCGTCGGATTTTCCTTTTGCCTGGGCCACAGCCAAGGAGGGCATGA
- the GTSF2 gene encoding gametocyte-specific factor 2 isoform X4 has translation MGSKCSQCVPGSLVPHYPPQPISLSEMGTAPKKTSRTIQHGQNGSRMFLGWGDPTEPQPCQKSSFMCALNRANNGVATLAESFAQRVDPAGKAAVAHPASDQRRFPPARAGRVPFAPLSRASAPQPPLLLLLAEPSERRIFLLPGPQPRRA, from the exons ATGGGCAGCAAGTGCTCG cagtgtgtgcctggGTCGCTGGTGCCCCACTACCCCCCCCAGCCCATCTCCTTATCTGAGATGGGAACAGCACCAAAGAAGACGTCCAGAACCATCCAGCATGGCCAAAATGGCTCCAG GATGTTTCTGGGCTGGggggaccccacagagccccagccctgccagaaG AGCAGTTTCATGTGTGCTTTGAACCGTGCCAATAACGGCGTTGCAACACTTGCAGAGAGTTTTGCTCAGAGGGTGGATCCAGCAGG caaagcagcagttgCCCATCCAGCATCGGATCAGCGCCGGTTTCCTCCTGCACGTGCAGGGAGAGTTCCCTTTGCACCTCTCAGCAGAgcctctgctcctcagccacctcttctgctgcttctggcaGAGCCGTCGGAGCGTCGGATTTTCCTTTTGCCTGGGCCACAGCCAAGGAGGGCATGA
- the GTSF2 gene encoding gametocyte-specific factor 2 isoform X2 yields MDPEALVQCPYDKAHQIRVSRLPYHLVKCQRNNPQVARSLEVCPFNARHRMPRSELQRHIACCPDQRLLFNSQELSLCTGDQAKQPKVPVAWQAPPCQEDWEAEVDELEEAAPFILNTTVSDLPLEGDSSALVAPPNWRQGVGPAAAAVTTGHLAKGPDKQEQNRSRKVVAQPRW; encoded by the exons ATGGACCCCGAGGCGCTCGTCCAGTGTCCCTACGACAAGGCGCACCAGATCCGGGTGTCCCGGCTGCCCTACCACCTCGTCAAGTGCCAGCGG AACAACCCGCAGGTGGCTCGCTCGCTGGAGGTCTGTCCTTTCAACGCCAGGCACAGGATGCCGCGGTCCGAGCTGCAGAGACACATTGCCTGCTGCCCCGACCAGCGCCTGCTCTTCAACTCTCAGG AGCTGTCCTTGTGCACCGGTGACCAGGCAAAGCAGCCCAAGGTCCCCGTGGCCTGGCAGGCCCCCCCATGCCAAGAGGACTGGGAGGCAG AGGTCGATGAGCTGGAGGAAGCTGCACCATTTATCCTCAACACCACTGTCAGTGACCTGCCCCTCGAAGGAGACAG ctctgctctggtggCACCCCCAAACTGGAGGCAAGGTGTGGGTCCTGCTGCAGCGGCGGTGACAACAGGACACCTTGCAAAGGGGCCAGACAAGCAGGAGCAGAACAGATCAAGGAAGGTGGTGGCGCAGCCAAGGTGGTGA
- the GTSF2 gene encoding gametocyte-specific factor 2 isoform X3 yields MGSKCSQCVPGSLVPHYPPQPISLSEMGTAPKKTSRTIQHGQNGSRMFLGWGDPTEPQPCQKHTLTQASQDNRTKGSRGDPARLSLGGNPAFCSSSQRAFPDPRCLCCQPAPQSRTSPRAPTSQCCPTGGNPAQSLPAPQGLKRNFSGFVPRLFKSI; encoded by the exons ATGGGCAGCAAGTGCTCG cagtgtgtgcctggGTCGCTGGTGCCCCACTACCCCCCCCAGCCCATCTCCTTATCTGAGATGGGAACAGCACCAAAGAAGACGTCCAGAACCATCCAGCATGGCCAAAATGGCTCCAG GATGTTTCTGGGCTGGggggaccccacagagccccagccctgccagaaG CACACGTTAACCCAAGCCAGCCAGGACAATCGCACCAAAGGCAGTCGTGGGGACCCCGCGAGGCTCAGTTTGGGGGGAAATCCTGCTTTTTGCAGCAGTTCACAGAGAG CTTTCCCTGATCCCCGCTGCCTGTGCTGCCAACCCGCGCCGCAGAGCAGAACCTCACCCCGTGCTCCCACCTcacagtgctgccccacaggTGGAAATCCGGCCCaatccctccctgctcctcaaGGGTTAAAGAGGAATTTCTCCGGCTTTGTGCCTCGCTTGTTTAAAAGCATCTGA
- the NCKAP1L gene encoding nck-associated protein 1-like, whose amino-acid sequence MSLPSVYQNKFAEKLTILNERGRGVLVRIYNIKKTCSDPKTRPSFLCDKAMEPSIKFINKKFPNLDVRSSTQHLGPVHKDKGDIVRALAPYYYSFVDVLEFRDHVYELLNTIDANQCFFDIHVNYDFTKSYLDLIVTYVSLVLLLARTEDRRVLIGMYHCAHEMSHGASDSSFARLGQMVLEYDHPLKKLTEEFGPHSKAVTSALLSLHFLFARRNQGSEQWRSDQLLSLLSTAGTMLSPASSDTMACEYLSLEVMERWILMGFLVCPGALGASPQCLELWRLALQGSLYVTLLRDEALQIHKVTEELLSSLKGYGKRVADLKECKEHAVAHSGSLHRGRRAYLRGAVRELEALLEDQPGLLGPKALFVFMALSFCRDEVSWLLRHAEHVTKTKTPEDFADNHIAEILFLMEQLRSLVRRQVGVLRRYHVQYLARFDALVLSEIIQNLSVCPEEESIILSSFVSSLSSLSDKGVDDKEQFDFTPLRLDWFRLQAYTSVAKAVLPLSTNPDVGRIMNLIVFHTKLLDSLEELLAEVSDLSDLCFFPRPLEKMFVATMEEPSMLRYSIAFPLLCNHFSHCVHPMCPEEHPQLQATALGLCNKFLEEMARQACVCIMDACAEQHNLSERLLPKHCASTVSKARNKKTLKHPSKKGEPERGKPGAESQRKDRSVTTNMDKLHLTLAELSLSLNHVPNFTVFEHTVTPAEYLSSHLEARFTKAIVAMACYSPATQEVARPSEVLVGLGAYITFIQSLTHFVGLDTARIIRSVLLQQTQPRDASGEQTLTTIYTNWYLEALLRQASTGAIVLAPALQAFTTVPREGEPSFSAAEFSDVSEMRALAELIGPYGMKFLSDNLMWHVSSQVAELKKLVNENMDTLVQLRSSSCKPEQMAALLPRLTSADNVLKRMTIIGEILSFRAMAQQGLREVFSHHCPFLMGPIECLTDVVTPDTDIQVTLSIFELASAAGIPCEIDPALVNVLAGSKMDGSSSEEDYKVACLLLVFVAVSLPMLASDPASIYNTEMDGYNNNIHCLAKAIIHVSAALFTLHNKNIETHLKEFLLLASVSLLQLGQETDKLRARNREAVCLLMQLIVAESSFLTVDMLESCFPYVLLRNAYREVCRENLLSRLPPH is encoded by the exons ATGTCGCTGCCCTCCGTCTACCAGAACAAGTTTGCTGAGAAGCTGACGATCCTCAATGAGAGAGGCCGGGGTGTCCTCGTCCGCATCTACAACATCAAGAAG ACCTGCTCTGACCCCAAGACGCGGCCATCCTTCCTCTGTGACAAAGCTATGGAGCCCTCCATCAAGTTCATCAACAAGAAGTTTCCTAACCTGGACGTGCGGAGCAGCACG CAACACCTGGGACCAGTGCACAAGGACAAGGGGGACATTGTCCGCGCGCTGGCACCCTATTACTACTCCTTTGTGGATGTCCTGGAATTCAGG GACCACGTCTATGAGTTGCTGAACACCATTGATGCCAACCAGTGCTTCTTTGACATT CATGTCAACTATGACTTCACCAAGAGCTACCTGGACCTGATTGTCACCTATGTGTCCCTCGTCCTGCTGCTGGCCCGCACCGAGGACCGCAGGGTGCTCATTGGCATGTACCACTGTGCTCATGAGATGAGCCACGGTGCCAG TGATTCCAGCTTTGCCCGCCTGGGCCAGATGGTGCTGGAATACGACCACCCCCTTAAGAAGCTGACGGAGGAGTTCGGGCCACACAGCAAG GCTGTCACCAGTGCACTGCTGTCCCTCCATTTCCTCTTTGCACGGAGGAACCAGGGCTCCGAGCAGTGGCGCAGTGACCAACTCCTCagcctgctcagcactgctggcaccatgctgagccctgccagctccgACACC ATGGCCTGCGAGTACCTTTCCCTGGAGGTGATGGAACGCTGGATCCTGA TGGGGTTCCTGGTGTGCCCAGGGGCTCTGGGGGCGTCCCCACAGTGCCTGGAGCTGTGGCGGCTGGCACTGCAGGGCTCACTCTACGTCACCCTCCTCCGTGACGAGGCCCTACAGATCCACAAGGTCACCgaggagctgctcagcagcctcAAGGG CTATGGGAAGCGGGTGGCTGATCTCAAGGAGTGCAAGGAACACGCCGTGGCTCACAG CGGATCCCTGCACCGGGGCCGGCGGGCGTACCTGCGTGGGGCTGTGCGTGAGCTTGAGGCACTGCTGGAGGatcagcctgggctgctgggacCCAAG GCTCTCTTTGTCTTCATGGCGCTCTCGTTCTGCCGGGACGAGGTGAGCTGGCTGCTGAGGCACGCTGAGCACGTCACCAAAACCAAGACGCCGGAGGACTTTGCTGACAA CCATATTGCAGAGATCCTTTTCCTCATGGAGCAGCTGCGGAGCCTGGTGCGGCGGCAGGTCGGCGTGCTGCGGCGCTACCACGTGCAGTACCTGGCCCGCTTCGATGCTCTGGTGCTCAGTGAAATCATCCAG AACCTCTCCGTGTGTCCTGAGGAGGAGTCCATCATCTTGTCGTCCTTTGTCAgctccctttcttctctctctgacAAGGGAG TCGACGATAAGGAGCAGTTTGATTTCACACCGCTCCGCCTGGACTGGTTCCGGCTGCAG GCCTACACTAGTGTGgccaaagctgtgctgccacTGAGCACCAACCCCGACGTGGGTCGCATCATGAACCTCATCGTCTTCCACACCAAACTGCTCGACtccctggaggagctgctggccgAGGTCTCCGACCTCTCTGATCTCTG TTTCTTCCCTCGCCCTTTAGAGAAGATGTTTGTGGCGACGATGGAGGAGCCCTCAATGCTGCGTTACAGCATcgccttccctctgctctgcaacCACTTCTCCCACTGTGTCCACCCCATGTGCCCGGAGGAG catccccagctccaGGCCACGGCGTTGGGGCTGTGCAACAAATTCCTGGAGGAGATGGCCCGGCAGGCCTGCGTCTGCATCATGGAtgcctgtgctgagcagcacaaCCTCAGTGAGCGG CTGCTGCCCAAGCACTGTGCCTCCACCGTCAGCAAGGCCCGCAACAAGAAGACCCTGAAGCATCCATCCAAGAAAGGGGAACCTGAGCGAGGCAAACCAGGGGCTGAGAGCCAGAGGAAGGACAGAAGCGTGACCACCAA CATGGACAAGCTGCACCTGACGCTGGCCGAGCTGTCCCTGAGCCTCAACCACGTGCCCAACTTCACAGTCTTTGAGCACACGGTGACGCCAGCTGAGTACCTCAGCAGCCACCTGGAGGCACGCTTCACCAA GGCCATCGTGGCCATGGCGTGCTACAGCCCGGCCACGCAGGAGGTGGCTCGTCCCTCAGAGGTGCTGGTGGGTCTGGGTGCCTACATCACCTTCATCCAGTCGCTGACTCACTTTGTGGGCCTGGACACGGCGCGCATCATCCGCAGCGTCCTCCTGCAGCAGACTCAGCCCCGTGACGCCAGTGGGGAGCAGACCCTCACCACCATCTACACCAACTG GTACCTGGAGGCCCTGCTGCGCCAGGCCAGCACTGGGGCCATCGTCCTGGCACCCGCCCTGCAGGCCTTCACCACGGTGCCCCGTGAGGGCGAGCCatccttcagtgctgctgagttCTCCGATGTTTCAG AGATGCGAGCGTTGGCTGAACTCATCGGGCCGTATGGAATGAAGTTCCTGAGTGACAATCTCATGTGGCACGTGAGCTCCCAGGTCGCCGAGCTGAAG AAACTGGTCAACGAGAACATGGACACGCTGGTCCAGCTGCGCTCCAGCTCCTGCAAGCCCGAGCAgatggcagctctgctgccccggCTGACCT CGGCCGACAATGTCCTGAAGAGGATGACCATCATCGGTGAGATCCTGAGCTTCCGTGCCATGGCGCAGCAGGGCCTGCGGGAG GTCTTCTCCCACCACTGCCCCTTCCTGATGGGCCCTATCGAGTGCCTGACAGACGTGGTCACCCCTGACACCGACATCCAG GTCACCCTGAGCATCTTCGAGCTGGCCTCGGCTGCGGGCATCCCCTGTGAGATCGACCCTGCGCTGGTCAACGTCCTCGCTGGCAGCAAGATGG ATGGCTCATCCTCGGAGGAGGACTACAAGGtggcctgcctgctgctggtcTTTGTGGCCGTGTCCCTGCCCATGCTGGCCTCTGACCCGGCGTCCATCTACAACACCGAGATGGATG
- the NCKAP1L gene encoding nck-associated protein 1-like isoform X1 — protein sequence MSLPSVYQNKFAEKLTILNERGRGVLVRIYNIKKTCSDPKTRPSFLCDKAMEPSIKFINKKFPNLDVRSSTQHLGPVHKDKGDIVRALAPYYYSFVDVLEFRDHVYELLNTIDANQCFFDIHVNYDFTKSYLDLIVTYVSLVLLLARTEDRRVLIGMYHCAHEMSHGASDSSFARLGQMVLEYDHPLKKLTEEFGPHSKAVTSALLSLHFLFARRNQGSEQWRSDQLLSLLSTAGTMLSPASSDTMACEYLSLEVMERWILMGFLVCPGALGASPQCLELWRLALQGSLYVTLLRDEALQIHKVTEELLSSLKGYGKRVADLKECKEHAVAHSGSLHRGRRAYLRGAVRELEALLEDQPGLLGPKALFVFMALSFCRDEVSWLLRHAEHVTKTKTPEDFADNHIAEILFLMEQLRSLVRRQVGVLRRYHVQYLARFDALVLSEIIQNLSVCPEEESIILSSFVSSLSSLSDKGVDDKEQFDFTPLRLDWFRLQAYTSVAKAVLPLSTNPDVGRIMNLIVFHTKLLDSLEELLAEVSDLSDLCFFPRPLEKMFVATMEEPSMLRYSIAFPLLCNHFSHCVHPMCPEEHPQLQATALGLCNKFLEEMARQACVCIMDACAEQHNLSERLLPKHCASTVSKARNKKTLKHPSKKGEPERGKPGAESQRKDRSVTTNMDKLHLTLAELSLSLNHVPNFTVFEHTVTPAEYLSSHLEARFTKAIVAMACYSPATQEVARPSEVLVGLGAYITFIQSLTHFVGLDTARIIRSVLLQQTQPRDASGEQTLTTIYTNWYLEALLRQASTGAIVLAPALQAFTTVPREGEPSFSAAEFSDVSEMRALAELIGPYGMKFLSDNLMWHVSSQVAELKKLVNENMDTLVQLRSSSCKPEQMAALLPRLTSADNVLKRMTIIGEILSFRAMAQQGLREVFSHHCPFLMGPIECLTDVVTPDTDIQVTLSIFELASAAGIPCEIDPALVNVLAGSKMDGSSSEEDYKVACLLLVFVAVSLPMLASDPASIYNTEMDARCVSRLQQQHPLPGQGHHPRVSRALHPPQ from the exons ATGTCGCTGCCCTCCGTCTACCAGAACAAGTTTGCTGAGAAGCTGACGATCCTCAATGAGAGAGGCCGGGGTGTCCTCGTCCGCATCTACAACATCAAGAAG ACCTGCTCTGACCCCAAGACGCGGCCATCCTTCCTCTGTGACAAAGCTATGGAGCCCTCCATCAAGTTCATCAACAAGAAGTTTCCTAACCTGGACGTGCGGAGCAGCACG CAACACCTGGGACCAGTGCACAAGGACAAGGGGGACATTGTCCGCGCGCTGGCACCCTATTACTACTCCTTTGTGGATGTCCTGGAATTCAGG GACCACGTCTATGAGTTGCTGAACACCATTGATGCCAACCAGTGCTTCTTTGACATT CATGTCAACTATGACTTCACCAAGAGCTACCTGGACCTGATTGTCACCTATGTGTCCCTCGTCCTGCTGCTGGCCCGCACCGAGGACCGCAGGGTGCTCATTGGCATGTACCACTGTGCTCATGAGATGAGCCACGGTGCCAG TGATTCCAGCTTTGCCCGCCTGGGCCAGATGGTGCTGGAATACGACCACCCCCTTAAGAAGCTGACGGAGGAGTTCGGGCCACACAGCAAG GCTGTCACCAGTGCACTGCTGTCCCTCCATTTCCTCTTTGCACGGAGGAACCAGGGCTCCGAGCAGTGGCGCAGTGACCAACTCCTCagcctgctcagcactgctggcaccatgctgagccctgccagctccgACACC ATGGCCTGCGAGTACCTTTCCCTGGAGGTGATGGAACGCTGGATCCTGA TGGGGTTCCTGGTGTGCCCAGGGGCTCTGGGGGCGTCCCCACAGTGCCTGGAGCTGTGGCGGCTGGCACTGCAGGGCTCACTCTACGTCACCCTCCTCCGTGACGAGGCCCTACAGATCCACAAGGTCACCgaggagctgctcagcagcctcAAGGG CTATGGGAAGCGGGTGGCTGATCTCAAGGAGTGCAAGGAACACGCCGTGGCTCACAG CGGATCCCTGCACCGGGGCCGGCGGGCGTACCTGCGTGGGGCTGTGCGTGAGCTTGAGGCACTGCTGGAGGatcagcctgggctgctgggacCCAAG GCTCTCTTTGTCTTCATGGCGCTCTCGTTCTGCCGGGACGAGGTGAGCTGGCTGCTGAGGCACGCTGAGCACGTCACCAAAACCAAGACGCCGGAGGACTTTGCTGACAA CCATATTGCAGAGATCCTTTTCCTCATGGAGCAGCTGCGGAGCCTGGTGCGGCGGCAGGTCGGCGTGCTGCGGCGCTACCACGTGCAGTACCTGGCCCGCTTCGATGCTCTGGTGCTCAGTGAAATCATCCAG AACCTCTCCGTGTGTCCTGAGGAGGAGTCCATCATCTTGTCGTCCTTTGTCAgctccctttcttctctctctgacAAGGGAG TCGACGATAAGGAGCAGTTTGATTTCACACCGCTCCGCCTGGACTGGTTCCGGCTGCAG GCCTACACTAGTGTGgccaaagctgtgctgccacTGAGCACCAACCCCGACGTGGGTCGCATCATGAACCTCATCGTCTTCCACACCAAACTGCTCGACtccctggaggagctgctggccgAGGTCTCCGACCTCTCTGATCTCTG TTTCTTCCCTCGCCCTTTAGAGAAGATGTTTGTGGCGACGATGGAGGAGCCCTCAATGCTGCGTTACAGCATcgccttccctctgctctgcaacCACTTCTCCCACTGTGTCCACCCCATGTGCCCGGAGGAG catccccagctccaGGCCACGGCGTTGGGGCTGTGCAACAAATTCCTGGAGGAGATGGCCCGGCAGGCCTGCGTCTGCATCATGGAtgcctgtgctgagcagcacaaCCTCAGTGAGCGG CTGCTGCCCAAGCACTGTGCCTCCACCGTCAGCAAGGCCCGCAACAAGAAGACCCTGAAGCATCCATCCAAGAAAGGGGAACCTGAGCGAGGCAAACCAGGGGCTGAGAGCCAGAGGAAGGACAGAAGCGTGACCACCAA CATGGACAAGCTGCACCTGACGCTGGCCGAGCTGTCCCTGAGCCTCAACCACGTGCCCAACTTCACAGTCTTTGAGCACACGGTGACGCCAGCTGAGTACCTCAGCAGCCACCTGGAGGCACGCTTCACCAA GGCCATCGTGGCCATGGCGTGCTACAGCCCGGCCACGCAGGAGGTGGCTCGTCCCTCAGAGGTGCTGGTGGGTCTGGGTGCCTACATCACCTTCATCCAGTCGCTGACTCACTTTGTGGGCCTGGACACGGCGCGCATCATCCGCAGCGTCCTCCTGCAGCAGACTCAGCCCCGTGACGCCAGTGGGGAGCAGACCCTCACCACCATCTACACCAACTG GTACCTGGAGGCCCTGCTGCGCCAGGCCAGCACTGGGGCCATCGTCCTGGCACCCGCCCTGCAGGCCTTCACCACGGTGCCCCGTGAGGGCGAGCCatccttcagtgctgctgagttCTCCGATGTTTCAG AGATGCGAGCGTTGGCTGAACTCATCGGGCCGTATGGAATGAAGTTCCTGAGTGACAATCTCATGTGGCACGTGAGCTCCCAGGTCGCCGAGCTGAAG AAACTGGTCAACGAGAACATGGACACGCTGGTCCAGCTGCGCTCCAGCTCCTGCAAGCCCGAGCAgatggcagctctgctgccccggCTGACCT CGGCCGACAATGTCCTGAAGAGGATGACCATCATCGGTGAGATCCTGAGCTTCCGTGCCATGGCGCAGCAGGGCCTGCGGGAG GTCTTCTCCCACCACTGCCCCTTCCTGATGGGCCCTATCGAGTGCCTGACAGACGTGGTCACCCCTGACACCGACATCCAG GTCACCCTGAGCATCTTCGAGCTGGCCTCGGCTGCGGGCATCCCCTGTGAGATCGACCCTGCGCTGGTCAACGTCCTCGCTGGCAGCAAGATGG ATGGCTCATCCTCGGAGGAGGACTACAAGGtggcctgcctgctgctggtcTTTGTGGCCGTGTCCCTGCCCATGCTGGCCTCTGACCCGGCGTCCATCTACAACACCGAGATGGATG